The DNA region CACGTCATCGAACACGACGAGAAGCGTTAGAAGCGCGAAATAGGAACCGAGCAGCAACCAAGTCAGCCGCCAGGGCGTCGAAAACGCCTTGCGGCTCGCCGAGCGCGAAAGCTTCGTCAGCCGCTCGAACGGCATTTGATAGGTCAGCTCCCGGTCCAACATCGTTAGTCCTTCTCCACATCGCGACGCACTTTGTCGCTATGCAGGAGCCGATCGATGCGTGTGACCTCCTCGAAGGTCTCATCCTCGCGGAAACGAACCTCTGGCGCCGACCTGAGATCGACCGCGTGCGCAATCTCGCCGCGAATGAAACGGCTGTTGCGCGCCAGAGCATCGATGACGACCTTGGTGTCCTTGCCGCCGAGCGGCATCACGTAGGCTGTCGCCAGCTTGAGATCCGGCGACATGCGCACTTCCGTGATCGTCACCACGTGCGACGCGAGCACATCATCGTAGATCTCGCCGCGCGCGAGCATCTCCGCGAGCTTGTGGCGGATCAGCTCGCCGACACGAAGTTGTCGCTGCGACGGCCCCTTGCCGTGCTGGGATTTCTGTCTGGACATATCTTCTCAATCCTACCGGGGTCGAACCGGTACGAGGCATTGGCCTCTAAAATGAAGCAAAAATCGGCTGCAAAGCAGCCGGGGAGCGTCTTGGCGAAGCCAAGCTCCGCTTGGACGCGACCCGCGACAAGTGTCGCGCCCCCGCGGAGGCTGCCCGCTCGCGAAACGAGCGGAACAGCAGCCGTGAGCGACTAGAGACTTCTCTGGATCGTCTCCACCTGGAAGCACTCGATCTCGTCGCCTTCGCGGATGTCCTGGTAGTTAGCGAATGCCATGCCGCACTCCTGTCCGGCCGGCACTTCCTTCACGTCATCCTTGAAGCGTTTCAGGATCGACAGCGTGCCCTCGTGAATAACGACCTTGTCGCGCAGCAAGCGCACCTTGGCGCCACGCTCGACCTTGCCTTCCGTCACGATACAGCCAGCGACCTTGCCCACCTTCGAGATATTGAACACCTGCTTGATGGAAGCGTAGCCGAGGAAGTTCTCGCGTATCGTAGGCGCGAGAAGGCCGGACATAGCCGCCTTCACGTCATCAACGAGGTCGTAAATGATGCTGTAATAGCGAAGCTCGATGCCTTGGCTGTCGGCCGCTTGCTTGGCCTGCGCGTTAGCACGCACGTTGAAGCCGACGACGACGGCCTTCGATGCCCCGGCCAACGCAACATCGGATTCCGTGATGCCACCGACACCCGAGTGCACGACACGAGCCTCGACTTCGTCCGTTCCGAGCTTCTTCAATGCGCCCTGAATGGCCTCGACAGAACCCTGGACGTCACCCTTGATGAGAAGGGTGAAATCCTTCTTTCCGGCCGCATCCTTCAGCGTCTGCATCATCTGTTCGAGCGTGCGCGGCGTGCCCGCAGAGCCGAGCGTCTCGCGACGCTTCCTGATGCGGTAGTCTGTGATC from Hyphomicrobium sp. CS1GBMeth3 includes:
- the rbfA gene encoding 30S ribosome-binding factor RbfA: MSRQKSQHGKGPSQRQLRVGELIRHKLAEMLARGEIYDDVLASHVVTITEVRMSPDLKLATAYVMPLGGKDTKVVIDALARNSRFIRGEIAHAVDLRSAPEVRFREDETFEEVTRIDRLLHSDKVRRDVEKD